In Thunnus albacares chromosome 10, fThuAlb1.1, whole genome shotgun sequence, a single window of DNA contains:
- the LOC122990044 gene encoding NLR family CARD domain-containing protein 3-like isoform X2, producing the protein MDQCEDREEGVPPSKSSLCGEHDSQTKAQRKKKKHRPDSAGPGPEHEPEPDPSCLSMRLIDEHGYLKRQSSSKKEIQQQRPDSAGPEPSCLSFKSDQSKEDFLDFKEGRPSADQIVDQESSEVPSGQSAQQHQTHLDSVFMRLEENIVTFVKNELKKMRRVLSSDYPECLESQREDEEVLDGEEKEKRRSSREAFLKITLQFLRRMKKKELADRLQSRTHAPLCQHTLKSNLKKKFQCVFEGIAKAGNPTLLNQIYTELYITEGGTAEVNDEHEVRQIETASWKPDRPETTIRQEDIFKASTGRDEPIRTVITKGVAGIGKTVLTQKFTLDWAEDKANQDIHFTFPFTFRELNVLKEKKYSLVELVHHFFTETKEAGICMFEEFQVVFIFDGLDECRLPLDFHNNEILTDVTESTSVDVLLTNLIRGKLLPSARLWITTRPAAANQIPPECVDMVTEVRGFTDPQKEEYFRKRFKDEEQASTIISHIKRSRSLHIMCHMPVFCWITATVLEDVLKSREGGELPKTLTDMYIHFLVVQSKLKNVKYDGGAETDPHWSPESRKMIESLGKLAFEQLQKGNLIFYESDLTECGIDIRAASVCSGVFTQVFKEERGLYQDKVFCFVHLSVQEFLAALHVHLTFIKSGVNLLAEEQKTSQNSESRKDKSAETSFYKSAVDEALQSPNGHLDLFLRFLLGLSLQTNQTLLRGLLRQRGHISQTNQETVQYIKEKINENLSAESSINLFHCLSELNDRSLVEQIQQYLRSGCLSTDKLSPAQWSALVFILLSSEKDLDVFDLKKYSASEEALLRLLPVVKASNKALLSLCNLSERSCEALSSVLSSQSCSLRELELSNNNLQDSGVKLLSAGLESPHCPLETVRLSYCDLSEKSCEALSSVLSSQSSSLRELDLSNNNLQDSGVKLLSAGLESPHCSLKTLRLSGCLITEEGCASLASALSSNPSHLRELDLSYNHPGVSGEKLLSAGLKDPHWVLDNLRLQPSGVQWLTPGLRKYFCQLTLDPNTVYTQLKLSDKNRKVTRVEEDQSYPDHPDRFDWCPQLLCRNDLTGRCYWEVELRGGVDISVTYRGIRRKGLGEDCEFGKNDQSWSLFCCDGSYSVWYNNRETSIPSSSSSTSSSVSNRVAVYVDYPAGTLSFYRVSSDTLIHLHTFNTPFTQPLCPGFGFWYDWSVSSMSVCRL; encoded by the exons AGTGGaccaggagagctcagaggttcccagtggtcagtctgcccagcagcatcaaacacacctggactccgTATTTATG CGGCTGGAGGAGAACATCGTCACTTTTGTGAAGAATGAGCTGAAAAAGATGCGGAGGGTTCTGAGTtcagattacccagaatgcctagagagtcagagggaggatgaggaggtgttggacggtgaggagaaagagaagaggaggagcagcagagaggcatttctgaagatcacactgcagttcctgaggagaatgaagaagaaggagctggctgaccgtctgcagagca GAACTCATGCTCCATTGTGCCAACATACACTCAAGTCGAACCTGAAGaagaagttccagtgtgtgtttgaggggattgctaaagcaggaaacccaacccttctgaatcagatctacacagagctctacatcacagagggaggcactgcagaggtcaatgatgaacatgaggtcagacagattgaaacagcatcctggaaaccagacagaccagaaacaacaatcagacaagaagacatctttaaagcctcaactggaagagatgaaccaatcagaacagtgattacaaagggagtggctggcattgggaaaacagtcttaacacagaagttcactctggactgggctgaagacaaagccaaccaggacatacacttcacatttccattcactttcagagagctgaatgtgctgaaagagaaaaagtacagcttggtggaacttgttcatcacttctttactgaaaccaaagaagcaggaatctgcatgtttgaagagttccaggttgtgttcatctttgacggtctgGACGAatgtcgacttcctctggacttccacaacaatgagatcctgactgatgttacagagtccacctcagtagatgtgctgctgacaaacctcatcagggggaaactgcttccctctgctcgcctgTGGATAACCACACgccctgcagcagccaatcagatccctcctgagtgtgttgacatggtgacagaggtcagagggttcactgacccacagaaggaggagtacttcaggaagagattcaaagatgaggagcaggccagCACtatcatctcccacatcaagagATCtcgaagcctccacatcatgtgccacatgccagtcttctgctggatcactgctacagttctggaggatgtgttgaaaagcagagagggaggagagctgcccaaaACCCTGACTGATATGTACATCCATTTCCTCgtggttcagtccaaactgaaaaatgtcaaatatgatggaggagctgagacagatccacactggagtccagagagcaggaagatgattgagtctctgggaaaactggcttttgagcagctgcagaaaggcaacctgatcttctatgaatcagacctgacagagtgtggcatcgatatcagagcagcctcagtgtgctcaggagtgttcacacaggtctttaaagaggagagggGGCTGTACCAAgacaaggtgttctgcttcgTCCATCTGAGTGtccaggagtttctggctgctcttcatgtccatctgacattcatcaagtCTGGAGTCAATTTGCTGgcagaagaacaaaaaacatctcAGAACTCTGAATCAAGAAAAGACAAATCTGCAGAGACAAGTTTCTACAAGAGTGCTGTGGACGAGGCCTTgcagagtccaaatggacaccttGACTTGTTCCTtcgcttcctcctgggtctttcactgcagaccaatcagactctcctacgAGGTCTGCTTAGACAGAGAGGACATATTtcacagaccaatcaggaaacagtcCAGTACATCAAGGAGAAGATCAATGagaatctgtctgcagagagcagcatcaatctgttccactgtctgagtGAACTGAATGATCGTTCGCTAGTGGAGCagatccaacagtacctgagATCAGGAtgtctctccacagataaactgtctcctgctcagtggtcagctctggtcttcatcctactgtcatcagaaaaagatctggacgtgtttgacctgaagaaatactctgcttcagaggaggctcttctaAGGCTGCTGCCAGTAGTCAAAGCTTCCAACAAAGCTTT GCTGAGTTtgtgtaacctctcagagagaagctgtgaaGCTCTGTCCTCGGTTCTCAGTTCCCAGTCCtgtagtctgagagagcttgagCTGAGTAACAATaacctgcaggattcaggagtgaagctgctgtctgctggactggagagtccacactgtcCTCTGGAAACTGTCAG ACTGAGTTACTGTGACCTCTCAGAGAAAAGCTGTGAagctctctcctctgttctcagctcccagtcctctagtctgagagagctggatttgagtaacaacaaccttcaggattcaggagtgaagctgctgtctgctgggcTGGAGAGTCCACATTGTTCATTGAAAACTCTAAG gctgtcaggatgtctgatcacagaggaaggctgtgcttctctggcctcagctctgagctccaatccctcccatctgagagagctagacctgagctacaatcatccaggagtctcaggagagaagctgctgtctgctggactgaaggatCCACACTGGGTACTGGACAATCTGAG GCTGCAGCCTTCTGGAGTCCAATGGTTGACACCAGgtctgaggaagt atttctgtcaactcacactggatccaaacacagtatACACACAACTCAAGCTGTCTGACAAGAACAGGAAGGTGACACGTGTGGAGgaggatcagtcatatcctgatcatccagacagatttgactGGTGTCCTCAGCTGCTTtgtagaaatgatctgactggtcgctgttactgggaggtcgagttGAGAGGAGGAGTTGATATATCAGTGacttacagaggaatcagaaggAAAGGACTCGGTGAAGATTGTGAGTTTGGAAagaatgatcagtcctggagtctgttCTGCTGTGATGGTAGTTACTCTGTCTGGTACAATAACAGAGAAACATCcattccctcctcctcctcctccacctcttcctctgtctctaacagagtgGCAGTATATGTGGACtatcctgctggcactctgtccttctacagagtctcctctgacacactgatccaccttCACACCTTTAACACCCCATTCACTCAGCCTTTGTGTCCTGGGTTTGGGTTCTGGTATGACTGGTCTGTTTCATCCATGTCTGTGTGTCGTCTAtag
- the LOC122990044 gene encoding NLR family CARD domain-containing protein 3-like isoform X1, with protein sequence MDQCEDREEGVPPSKSSLCGEHDSQTKAQRKKKKHRPDSAGPGPEHEPEPDPSCLSMRLIDEHGYLKRQSSSKKEIQQQRPDSAGPEPSCLSFKSDQSKEDFLDFKEGRPSADQMCFSAMDQCEYREEGVAPSESSLFGEHDSQTKAQKTKKKHRPDSAGPGPEHEPEPNCLSMRLIDEHGYLIRPSSSKKEIQQQRPETSGPEPSCLSFKSNQSKEDFLDFKGGRPYADQIVDQESSEVPSGQSAQQHQTHLDSVFMRLEENIVTFVKNELKKMRRVLSSDYPECLESQREDEEVLDGEEKEKRRSSREAFLKITLQFLRRMKKKELADRLQSRTHAPLCQHTLKSNLKKKFQCVFEGIAKAGNPTLLNQIYTELYITEGGTAEVNDEHEVRQIETASWKPDRPETTIRQEDIFKASTGRDEPIRTVITKGVAGIGKTVLTQKFTLDWAEDKANQDIHFTFPFTFRELNVLKEKKYSLVELVHHFFTETKEAGICMFEEFQVVFIFDGLDECRLPLDFHNNEILTDVTESTSVDVLLTNLIRGKLLPSARLWITTRPAAANQIPPECVDMVTEVRGFTDPQKEEYFRKRFKDEEQASTIISHIKRSRSLHIMCHMPVFCWITATVLEDVLKSREGGELPKTLTDMYIHFLVVQSKLKNVKYDGGAETDPHWSPESRKMIESLGKLAFEQLQKGNLIFYESDLTECGIDIRAASVCSGVFTQVFKEERGLYQDKVFCFVHLSVQEFLAALHVHLTFIKSGVNLLAEEQKTSQNSESRKDKSAETSFYKSAVDEALQSPNGHLDLFLRFLLGLSLQTNQTLLRGLLRQRGHISQTNQETVQYIKEKINENLSAESSINLFHCLSELNDRSLVEQIQQYLRSGCLSTDKLSPAQWSALVFILLSSEKDLDVFDLKKYSASEEALLRLLPVVKASNKALLSLCNLSERSCEALSSVLSSQSCSLRELELSNNNLQDSGVKLLSAGLESPHCPLETVRLSYCDLSEKSCEALSSVLSSQSSSLRELDLSNNNLQDSGVKLLSAGLESPHCSLKTLRLSGCLITEEGCASLASALSSNPSHLRELDLSYNHPGVSGEKLLSAGLKDPHWVLDNLRLQPSGVQWLTPGLRKYFCQLTLDPNTVYTQLKLSDKNRKVTRVEEDQSYPDHPDRFDWCPQLLCRNDLTGRCYWEVELRGGVDISVTYRGIRRKGLGEDCEFGKNDQSWSLFCCDGSYSVWYNNRETSIPSSSSSTSSSVSNRVAVYVDYPAGTLSFYRVSSDTLIHLHTFNTPFTQPLCPGFGFWYDWSVSSMSVCRL encoded by the exons gtgtttctctgctatggatcagtgtgagtacagagaggagggagtagCTCCCTCTGAAAGCTCTCTGTttggggaacatgacagccagaccaaagctcagaa aacaaagaagaagcacagaccagactctgctggacctggacctgaaCATGAACCTGAACCCAACTGTTTGTCCATGAGGCTCATAGATGAACATGGATATCTTATAAGACCATCTTCTTCAAAGAAAGA gatccagcagcagagaccagaaaCTTCtggacctgaacccagctgtctGTCCTTTAAGAGCAATCAGTCGAAGGAGGATTTCCTTGATTTTAAAGGAGGACGTCCATATGCTGATCAGAT AGTGGaccaggagagctcagaggttcccagtggtcagtctgcccagcagcatcaaacacacctggactccgTATTTATG CGGCTGGAGGAGAACATCGTCACTTTTGTGAAGAATGAGCTGAAAAAGATGCGGAGGGTTCTGAGTtcagattacccagaatgcctagagagtcagagggaggatgaggaggtgttggacggtgaggagaaagagaagaggaggagcagcagagaggcatttctgaagatcacactgcagttcctgaggagaatgaagaagaaggagctggctgaccgtctgcagagca GAACTCATGCTCCATTGTGCCAACATACACTCAAGTCGAACCTGAAGaagaagttccagtgtgtgtttgaggggattgctaaagcaggaaacccaacccttctgaatcagatctacacagagctctacatcacagagggaggcactgcagaggtcaatgatgaacatgaggtcagacagattgaaacagcatcctggaaaccagacagaccagaaacaacaatcagacaagaagacatctttaaagcctcaactggaagagatgaaccaatcagaacagtgattacaaagggagtggctggcattgggaaaacagtcttaacacagaagttcactctggactgggctgaagacaaagccaaccaggacatacacttcacatttccattcactttcagagagctgaatgtgctgaaagagaaaaagtacagcttggtggaacttgttcatcacttctttactgaaaccaaagaagcaggaatctgcatgtttgaagagttccaggttgtgttcatctttgacggtctgGACGAatgtcgacttcctctggacttccacaacaatgagatcctgactgatgttacagagtccacctcagtagatgtgctgctgacaaacctcatcagggggaaactgcttccctctgctcgcctgTGGATAACCACACgccctgcagcagccaatcagatccctcctgagtgtgttgacatggtgacagaggtcagagggttcactgacccacagaaggaggagtacttcaggaagagattcaaagatgaggagcaggccagCACtatcatctcccacatcaagagATCtcgaagcctccacatcatgtgccacatgccagtcttctgctggatcactgctacagttctggaggatgtgttgaaaagcagagagggaggagagctgcccaaaACCCTGACTGATATGTACATCCATTTCCTCgtggttcagtccaaactgaaaaatgtcaaatatgatggaggagctgagacagatccacactggagtccagagagcaggaagatgattgagtctctgggaaaactggcttttgagcagctgcagaaaggcaacctgatcttctatgaatcagacctgacagagtgtggcatcgatatcagagcagcctcagtgtgctcaggagtgttcacacaggtctttaaagaggagagggGGCTGTACCAAgacaaggtgttctgcttcgTCCATCTGAGTGtccaggagtttctggctgctcttcatgtccatctgacattcatcaagtCTGGAGTCAATTTGCTGgcagaagaacaaaaaacatctcAGAACTCTGAATCAAGAAAAGACAAATCTGCAGAGACAAGTTTCTACAAGAGTGCTGTGGACGAGGCCTTgcagagtccaaatggacaccttGACTTGTTCCTtcgcttcctcctgggtctttcactgcagaccaatcagactctcctacgAGGTCTGCTTAGACAGAGAGGACATATTtcacagaccaatcaggaaacagtcCAGTACATCAAGGAGAAGATCAATGagaatctgtctgcagagagcagcatcaatctgttccactgtctgagtGAACTGAATGATCGTTCGCTAGTGGAGCagatccaacagtacctgagATCAGGAtgtctctccacagataaactgtctcctgctcagtggtcagctctggtcttcatcctactgtcatcagaaaaagatctggacgtgtttgacctgaagaaatactctgcttcagaggaggctcttctaAGGCTGCTGCCAGTAGTCAAAGCTTCCAACAAAGCTTT GCTGAGTTtgtgtaacctctcagagagaagctgtgaaGCTCTGTCCTCGGTTCTCAGTTCCCAGTCCtgtagtctgagagagcttgagCTGAGTAACAATaacctgcaggattcaggagtgaagctgctgtctgctggactggagagtccacactgtcCTCTGGAAACTGTCAG ACTGAGTTACTGTGACCTCTCAGAGAAAAGCTGTGAagctctctcctctgttctcagctcccagtcctctagtctgagagagctggatttgagtaacaacaaccttcaggattcaggagtgaagctgctgtctgctgggcTGGAGAGTCCACATTGTTCATTGAAAACTCTAAG gctgtcaggatgtctgatcacagaggaaggctgtgcttctctggcctcagctctgagctccaatccctcccatctgagagagctagacctgagctacaatcatccaggagtctcaggagagaagctgctgtctgctggactgaaggatCCACACTGGGTACTGGACAATCTGAG GCTGCAGCCTTCTGGAGTCCAATGGTTGACACCAGgtctgaggaagt atttctgtcaactcacactggatccaaacacagtatACACACAACTCAAGCTGTCTGACAAGAACAGGAAGGTGACACGTGTGGAGgaggatcagtcatatcctgatcatccagacagatttgactGGTGTCCTCAGCTGCTTtgtagaaatgatctgactggtcgctgttactgggaggtcgagttGAGAGGAGGAGTTGATATATCAGTGacttacagaggaatcagaaggAAAGGACTCGGTGAAGATTGTGAGTTTGGAAagaatgatcagtcctggagtctgttCTGCTGTGATGGTAGTTACTCTGTCTGGTACAATAACAGAGAAACATCcattccctcctcctcctcctccacctcttcctctgtctctaacagagtgGCAGTATATGTGGACtatcctgctggcactctgtccttctacagagtctcctctgacacactgatccaccttCACACCTTTAACACCCCATTCACTCAGCCTTTGTGTCCTGGGTTTGGGTTCTGGTATGACTGGTCTGTTTCATCCATGTCTGTGTGTCGTCTAtag